TTCAGTTTGTTGTCAAAAAACTGTTGTCAATATGCAATTTTAGACGGGTATGCGATGCATGGACTGCGGCTACAGTTGTCATGAAAAATGCGCAGAAGGTGTCCCCAACAATTGCACGAAATATAAAGCAATTTCGGATGCTGCAGCGACGCAAACTATGCAGGTTAGCGGCGGCGATAATGGATCTGTTAGTTCAGGAAGTGCTCGTCAAACCTCTAGTCAGCAATACTACGAACAGTTTTCGTCGAACGTAGCGGAAAATCGTACCCATGAGGGGTATCTTTATAAAAGAGGCGCCCTCCTAAAGGGCTGGAAGCAACGCTGGTTTGTGCTGGATTCCATCAAACATCAATTGAGGTACTATGATGCTATGGAAGACTCGCACTGCAAAGGATATATCGGTGAGCTTCCCGCACATAATAATTGCCTTCAAAACCACTAGgaggtgaattttttttctagatttggCAGAAGTAATGTCAGTCAATTCGGCAACTCCCGCTCCAGGACCTCCAAAGAAAACGGATGATAAATCCTTTTTTGATGTAAGCCTGCATAGTTTATGCATTAGGGTCAGtctaaattgataattttatgtttcagcTCCGTACTAGTCGTCGCACGTACAATTTCTGCGCTGCCGATGCGGCATCTGCGCAAGAATGGATCGAAAAGATTCAAGCTtgtttgcaataataaaacgaTAATACTCGAATCAATCCAAAGATATTGTAGGTAGTCACTAAAAGTTTAAGTTACATTTTGCTAGGACAActctaatatttatttaaattggcagacaaatcaataatttatagTATTGCAGtaactaattttcttttgttctgtTCTTGTTCCTACGTACTGTTGTCCTTTCAGTTGAATGCctaaatattctatttttttatttatgtaaatatgtatgtagcAGTCCTTGTTGAAAACATGTTTCCCATGTTTCCGGCTTTCAAACTCGTCATGAACCTTTTCATTTCGCGTTTGTTTAAGCAGTAATTGAAAACCACAATTAAAGCCAATCATATTTCAAACAAGGAGAAGCACACAAAACGGTAAGGATGGATCTTTAGAGTGGTTCGTACTTTACATATATAAAGTGAGTTTAATTTCTCTATGAATATAAAAACGTCAAACAGTACAAGGCGTCACAAATTAGAACAAAAACGCACACTTTTGagtttttcatataattattggaaattaaaaatatgtactgGCGGAGCGTAAATACATAcgtagttaaaaaaaatttactggttttcgaaaaacataaattatcaCTAATATGTGTACATTTATCTTGCTATTTACATTCCCCAAGAGGTTTGATATATCATCTATATTCAAAACTACTCCAAATATTATTAGCTTTGGCTGAAATATCACATTAAGGCTGGGGCGTGTCTCTTACGAgaatgcaattttttccacagAACAACACTGTTTCAACTCTCCATTTCCACTACTATTCCTCACACTCTCCACCATTTCTATATCCCCTGTCGATATTCCGAAAGTCACTATTTGAGAGCGCCCTTTCCAAATGTTCCGTTGCTTCAACTGACAGTAATGTAGATTTATCTATCGTCTTAGTGATCTCCAACTTTGACGACTTGGCATTTGATGTTAACAACACGCATACTTTACCATGCTTatatccataattttttttgcaaatacgTTCAAATTACAAATCAGGATAGTTATTTCAACTATTTAATCGACATTTCAACCAGTACCTTTTTTGACTTTAGCAACACTGTTTCGCATTCACGAATCTACTCCATATCCATAATGTGATATCCTCCATATTAGAACTTAGGTGCTTCTCCTTGCTAACGGGCGTTGTTTGTGTTCGCCTAACGTGGTTGTTCTGAGTCCCGCATAAATTCTATCCAGCACTTTTGTAGCCGTACAGAAACCTGGCCGTCAGTGCGGTGATCAAAGATAcgcaaaaattgcaattaattgACAAGCCGCATATTCTTGAATATAAGTTGGCCACCTTTTcagcttcttcttcttctatatatttatttcaagaaTAAACTTGACAATCACGATATTTTCATCTTCATTTTTCTCATAGTTAGCTGTGGTAACCGATGAAAAACGCTGTTAATCAGTAAAGATCTATTATTCGGTTGGTCTTTATAACTAACTAGAATAAACATGCATGACGTTAATTTGGTTATTAACTATACGATATGATTACATGCAGACTAGAACTCTAGAACTTGCTATATTACTATAGATATCAATGGTTATGACCAAACTGCCTAAGTATATATGGACATGCGCTCTTTTGCACCAGCCCTCGTAGGGGCTTTCCAGCGACGGATACCACGATTACCTTTAATATTAGGTGGAACTCGGAATGAGGTGCCATTTAAGATTCGTACGCTAGGATATCATAGTGCTAAGGGGTTAGGATTAGTTTTACGTAGataatgtcaaaaattatCCCCACTTATAACAGCACTTATCTTCTTTACAACCCCTTTACTTTCTTCtccaaaaatgtttcggtTTACATTACCAAAATAACAAACACGgaatagtatattatacaaCGAGCATAAGATGCTACTAGTATGAATAGGAAATGAGAACAAATCATATGAGTGAGAACTGGTAATTTTGTGCCAGTTGTGtacaatacattttctatGACTATAATAATTAGTGAAAAATAACAGGTATTCACTGCATTAAAACTTATCTGAATGAATCCCTTAAAAATGGAAGTATACGGGTCTTTCGATATCAGTTTTAAGTGTGTAACAATGCAATATCCTTACggttgtagaaaaaattatacaaatacaTTTGGTATATTAACATATACCGGATAAGACCTTCATTAAAGATCCTATCATAAGAAGGTTCATGGCATATAGTTTGAATCTAATGTCCAATGAAATGCATATTTAGCACAAATAAAACTCGAAATCGTAACTTTATTCTCATTTGACAATTaggtttcaaaaatttgcaaaaatacataaaaagaaGCATTCGTTTGTGATACTAATTGACTGCAAATAAAGATAATCTTGAAgaataaatgttaaaacaatCTTTTTTAGCACTTTTACCTATTTTACAGTACATTCATAGTTATTTAATTGCTatggttttaaatttagaagagATTGCGACAATATGCTTTAAATGCCAAACAATATACCATTATTTCTTCATCTTGGAAAAATCGTTATTACGAGAAGCGTAAGAAGCTATAGTTTTCCGAAAAATAAGTGATTTTTGAGGTATGTTTAGAAGCTGTTTTGACCTATTTGGTAAATTGCAGTCAAATTAGGACTGGAAATATTACTTGTGCCAAGTATCATAGCTGTAACTCTAATAGAACAGAGTTCAATACTgggttaataaatttaatacgtAAAACTCTATGTTGCTCTTTAGAAAACGCACTGTATAACATCCCCATGATAGACCTGAGGTaatctttatttacattatttataacctactttattattaaaacacaaatataaAAGCAATACAACCGCTGATTTATCTGCTGTCTTAAAAAGATTCAAACCTATACATAAGTTTCACTAAAGAATTTATTAGAGATGTAcaggtgaaaaaaaaatgttggcattaatttgactttttttgtaGCCAGattctaaataaatacagCATTTCCATATATACAGTGCGATCATATTGTTTGTGTTGGTTGTGGCACAAATTactattatgtttattaaattataattaagtttttgtattatagttaaaaaattttatatttttttatgtcagTTGTATCAAAGCAAACGGAAAAGCTCataataaatgttgttatGTCCTCTTAAACCTTTCTTTCTTCAGAttcaaagaaattgaaatttcaggAAATATAGATTCGATCGATGGTCAAACACTATATTAGCAACGTAGGTAGgtactgtaaaaaaattggggtGGTAAAGGGGGACCGGGCTTCCAAAAAAACACCACCCTTGTAGATTTTCGTATTAGCTTCAGGGGTTTTCTAAGATAAACTCTTATGAGAAATGGAACActttaaattacaaataaaaatctgaaaaattgtaaaggTTGCAATGAAAGATGTCAAAATATATTCGGAAAGTTTATCTTTGATATATCCTTTTGACGATTTTTTACCATTCCTTACATGAAGGcagattaaaattgaaacatcctgtacaGACAGGAGTTCAAGACAGTAGAAGTGcaaacaatcaaaataatcGGTATTTAGATACAACTTGCTTTCTGAATTTAGGTGTATTGGAGTAACCGGGCCTGAGTATCCAGGTTTTCCGAATTCGgtagtaaaaaaaacattaaaaatgccaaaatacaGCCATCAGATCACTTAGCATATCCTAGTTGAagagataaataatttctacaCATCCAATCACAAGCTCCCAATTGATGGTGAAAATCGTatatctttgttttttcttatttcttaaAGATCTTGCTTTGAACATCATCCAAAAATGTGTTCTTTCATTTGTGTTATCCATCCGTTTATATGTgattccaaaaataattaatttcaacaaatcaatatgttttattgaattattaaacataacATACATAAAATCATTCGAGAATACAATACAAAGATAAATAGTCCAAAAATAgataaacaatattaatataaatataaaatttcaaatactaTCTTAACTTCCacatacaaaaatacatttcgtaaaatcacaaaattgtATGGAATGTAGATtagatttgatttaaaatggACGAATGGagcttatttttaaagataccTACAAGTGATATGATAAAAAGcttaataattaagtttaaagGTAAACTTTATATTGAGCAGCATATATCTGCCAGATGACTTGCAATATCTACACTGGCTGGGCATTAACTTTGACAATAAGCTGATTATTGGCAACAAATTCTTGATCGAGCAATTCCTCAACCGAAGCAAACTCGGTATATCCGAATCCTTTCAGATTTAGATCATGTATTGGACGGTTAAAGGCTTGTAGTTCTGGACGTGACATCAtagtttctttaatatttttgtaagattgcctaaaaaaaatttcatttattaaccaattatagaaaataaacagtcATACATTGGATGCACTATTGTAACAGTCAAACGACCACAAAACGGCCAATCCAAGGCGTGATCATGTTCCGACTTCATCACATGCAACAAAATTGCTAAATAATTCGAGTCTTTTGGGGAAAGATTTATTCTAATGCACAACCTGTGGAAtagtatataaataaatgagacaaatagtgaaataaaataacttgCTTGTATCCATATGGGCTGGTGTAGAATCCAGGACTGTAATGCATAAGTCGCATATTTTCTCTCATTGCCgtaattttggttttaaagTCATTGAAATGCCATATGAAAGATCCGTTACAGTACCTTTGCTGGAAATTTGATATTGTAGTCGAGTAATTTGAAACTTGCTGCGACATATTGGCTATGATGATATCTTGTTCCCTGGTTTTTTGTTCCAGATATACTATCTTTTCATACAGGGCtctaaataaatagtatttttaattgtgtATTTAATGTGAATAAATCAAACTCCTGGCAACTTTACTATGAGGATAATATCCATGGAACCGTTGACATAAAGACACAGCATTGATCGGTTTTAtggttttgataaaaattattttccaggtGAAGTTGTCACTCGTTGTTCTACTAACCCTTAAAATCCACGAAACCGACAAATAGTGTCTTCATTTCAATGTTACCATGAATATTATCTTCTTAGCAACGCTATCAGGCCGTTACCATTCGTTTGATCTAATTCCACTTAGTCGGATTATTTCTCACAATATTATTATCTAATCACCTTAGTagattttgcatattttcatCTTGGTTTAATTGGCTAGAAGATTCCTGTTTTGATGGTGGGTCCCAAAAATTGGCCTGAGCTAAAGCTGAGCTGGCACTTTCATTGCTTTGATTTATTGTAGCTTTTGAGTATGCTTGTGATACTAACTGAAAGACCAtacaatggaaatttttatatctaaaCATGCAACGTTATTATCAGTTAGTTTCaggtttaaaaattatacttcATCTCATTAATAGGTATATGAGGCGGACAACAAATAGAACActcgtaaaaaaattgtatttcaaatgccaaaatttaaaaggaaaactaagtaaaaagtttataataatGTTCAAAATCTCCTTCTTGGCTTTCTAAACCACATTATATGAggcgattttgaaatttttccacggaattttttatgaaattttgatttattcgaTTGTAGGCGGttgatgttttaaataatattttattttaaaccgGGTAATGTACGTAAAACAATCATTACCAAAACGCCGTGCAGCAACGAACCAACACAACTTGCTGTTAATGGTAGTAACTGTACACAACCAATAGACGGACCAAAGTATAAGACCGAATGGGCAAGTTCATTAATAAGATAAATACTAGCAGTCTGTAATCTGGTCTATGTTACTTGAAACcaatatttcaaacaattcTTACAATTCAAAAAGGCCGTGTTTTGTCACTGTTTTATGTGTGAAAAACCAGGTACTATTCAGTTTCCATTTCAtccaaaaatgatttatggTTTAATTGCTTTCTAATCAAAGGCATATAAGTCAATTAATTCAACGGAATGTAACACCACAAAGCGCATAAGAAAACTTTGCTGTTACCtgcgtttttattattatctggGAACGGAGTAGATAATTCACAGTTTAAAATTCTCACTGGTAACTCCTTTCCAATAGATGGAACAGAGCCAAATCCATTGGGAAACTCGGTAAAGCTAATTGAAACTAATTCATGTCATATCAAATTGACAAGATTTCACAATTTGATAATGCACTGGTAACTGTATTACCAATATAAAAGTCAGAGTTCAAAGCCACAAGCCAAGTCCACTAGTAAGCCTTACAGCCTATGGTCTGaacttataattattattatcaattgaAGTAGAGAATAATGTTATTTGTGCTGTCCTagtttaattataaaaaaaatttctaaaaggataattttcgaaattataaaaccaaaaaatgcTCAGAAGTttatgaattgaaaattggaaaaagtgaGTAACTTTAGAAATAGCAGATCATGCAAATATGTTAGCAGcctaaaatattgcaaattgcATTTTAGGTGTTATTATAAAGATTATAAATTAGGTTCGTACATAATAAACTGTCCAAATTTTGGAGTTAAAGTACTCTCTTAAAATGTGAAACTATTATGTTTTTCAGCTATACTGTAAAAATAGCCAAAGTGGACTTTGCATTTTCATACTTTAAGATGACAATATATTCTACAGACTAAACCTATTATCCTTAATATGTATTATAATTCCCTACTTACAGCCAAATGTTGTTGAATGTTCTGTTCAAGATGTCTCTGTAACTCTGGATCATCTTCAAACTTCTCATAGCAACCAATATTGACAAAAATGCATCTCAATTTCTCATGATCTGGTAGCTCTGGAGGTCTTcaaatcaaactttaaatGAGAATGTTCCTGCTAAGGTCAAGAACTTACCTAAACTCACAAACTAAAAGATGCTCTTCCACATCTAATGGTGATAATTCAATTAGACAACCCCTAACAATGTTGGGACACTTTGTTCTTTGCTGTGATATTTCCCTTCTAGTGAAATTATCAGGAAATATATCCTTATTCTTATCAAGTTTCATGTTGTCCACAGGACAAGCAGCATTCCCTTTCCTAACCcacataaaaataacttatttcAGATCAGTTAAATCCTGCATACatagttttcattagaattATGAAATCATAGTTATTATGACTCATGTCATTAAAATGTGAATCATCTGAcataaaattgatgttttgtaaaaacaaaaatattgaatataaatACAACCAACAACTTTACATCATATATCAGGTCTTcagtaaataaatgaaatttgaattatctACCTCCTTGTAGATTCTCTTCAACACATTACAAATAAAGtaatatctaatttttattaaagcatAAGCATGAAGATGTAATGgataaaaatggataaaaaatgaattttcaagtATAAATACCTTGATTTTCACCAAAAACGTACTTACTGTAACCAGTCATGGATGCAGTTCCTGCAAAAACGATGTCCACAGGATGTCAGCACAGGATCTCGCAACCATGCCAAACAAATTGGGCATTCAAACCTGGCTTCCTCAGGAGCAGCAAACTCATCTATAGAGCTTTCTTGGGCTATCTCAGGGTTCCCAAATTCGTTTACACGAGCTCCTTTTGAGGAAGAACCGTTCCTATCAAAACTTTCAGGTTCAGCTGCTGCCATGGTATGCTGTTTTGGTAATCCTAGACCAATATATAACTCATTATTCAATATAGTTTTAGAGTTTAAGGCGTATCTATCCCAAATCTTTATATCCTTAAGGTAATTTGGCAATAAGgtcaataataattcaattcaacagttaaatattaaatataaatatcaagATTCTAGaactcaaaaaccaaaatagtACACAGCTGACTTTGACGTTTGATATCCTCATGTGAATTTCCCATTTAAGATGCACGTGccaaaactttatttattatctttgTTTTCCCATGCACTCGAGCAAGAAGAGATAATCGGATGTGCCTATAGAGTGTCATTCATCTCTGGCTATTCTGGAAGAAATTGTggttatgtatttaaaatttaaatataattcttGGATAATATAaagttaattataattaaaacagaatggaataaaaattttaaaataacacataTAAGTTAATTGTTATAGTATTCTGCTACTTGCATATTACATTGAAACcgtttaacaatttttagatAGAATATAGAAGCTGAATTAGAAGTATCATCTTTTTGTTGCCTGAATTCTTTAGATTTCCTCTTTAAAATGGCATGTATCGCAGCCCCAAACTGTAAATTCGTATTATGATCATTTATAAATTGTAGAATTTAACGAAACAGATATTTCCAAGAATGTTCATGAGCAGGAACCTTTGCAGTTTACATAAACCAGTAACTGTCAGTGAAACATCTTCAATGCCCCTTCAAGAAccagataaattaattaaaacattgcAATTGGAATTAAGAAGTAATGAACCAGCAGtattgaaaagtttttgtaaatttgcaGTGACCACTGGAAATCATTTAGGACTTGATTCAAAATCGTAAGTACattcatcaaaattattttacttttgattACTAATACAAAATGATTAGATGGAGCTTAAACAAACCAGTCCATGAAAGATACACAGTATTGAAGTCAGTGCACATCTTCAAAAAACATAGGGTTCAATATGAGAAAAGAACTTACTTCTCTTTTGTCCAATATAATAAACTAACTGGATCTACTGCAGATACTTTACTGGAATATGTAGAGAGAAATTTACCTGAAGGTGTAGCATTAAAAGCTACAAAAGTAAGTAGAAAATCATTTATgaacagggtgtcccaaatttcATTCACAATATGGAGACCTTGAAAATCATTGAAGATGTaaagtttgatttttaactaaaagttGCACTTTTATGAGAGTGTTTTGATTGTTTGTTAATTGAAAACGTCAGAATCAATCTGGAAAAtaaaatgggaatttttaattctttttttaagagatgTATTCTggatttaattacaaaaaaatataaaatcaagTCACCTTTGTGAAGAATAATATGTGTTATTAGTAATATGCCTGATGGTAAATAGTACATTGCCCAACCAATGCCCTACGTTTACAATTGAACATTTactacaaatttttttttcataatgatcaccctttataAGGTTAAGAATACCTACATATTGCCTTAGCACAACCTGTGGAACATATGAGAACATCTTTGTaagagatttttttcagaattttgaagttttaatgAAGCCACttgactaaaaaaatataccaaatttcaaaaattgaaaaatattactatAAGATTCAGGCTGACATATATTTTATCTTTTCTTGATTCCAATATCTTAAAAGAAATCTGAACAGTTTCAAAGTGTTATAAATTAACTTATTCAACcctaaatcatttttaggttGAGGTCCAAGAACTTCCAGAACATCTAAAATCCAAAGAtccaa
This DNA window, taken from Euwallacea similis isolate ESF13 chromosome 5, ESF131.1, whole genome shotgun sequence, encodes the following:
- the Traf6 gene encoding TNF receptor-associated factor 6; this translates as MAAAEPESFDRNGSSSKGARVNEFGNPEIAQESSIDEFAAPEEARFECPICLAWLRDPVLTSCGHRFCRNCIHDWLQKGNAACPVDNMKLDKNKDIFPDNFTRREISQQRTKCPNIVRGCLIELSPLDVEEHLLVCEFRPPELPDHEKLRCIFVNIGCYEKFEDDPELQRHLEQNIQQHLALVSQAYSKATINQSNESASSALAQANFWDPPSKQESSSQLNQDENMQNLLRALYEKIVYLEQKTREQDIIIANMSQQVSNYSTTISNFQQRYCNGSFIWHFNDFKTKITAMRENMRLMHYSPGFYTSPYGYKLCIRINLSPKDSNYLAILLHVMKSEHDHALDWPFCGRLTVTIVHPMQSYKNIKETMMSRPELQAFNRPIHDLNLKGFGYTEFASVEELLDQEFVANNQLIVKVNAQPV
- the mRpS10 gene encoding small ribosomal subunit protein uS10m: MNLTKQIFPRMFMSRNLCSLHKPVTVSETSSMPLQEPDKLIKTLQLELRSNEPAVLKSFCKFAVTTGNHLGLDSKSWSLNKPVHERYTVLKSVHIFKKHRVQYEKRTYFSFVQYNKLTGSTADTLLEYVERNLPEGVALKATKVEVQELPEHLKSKDPN